In Candidatus Methylomirabilis sp., the genomic stretch CCGCCGATGACGCCCACGACCCGCGGGGGTTTGGGAAGCCCGTAGAGGGCCGAGCGGACTTCTTCGTAGAGGGCGCCGTGGGCTCCTGAAGCGCAGTTGCGGTCCAGCGCGACCACGACCTCCGCCTCCCCCACCGCCTCGCGGAGCGCCTCGACTGGGAACGGCCGGTAGACCCGCACGGCGCAGAGGCCCGCCGGGACCCCATCGGCCTGGAGTTCCTTGACGGCCCGGCGGGCCGCCTTGACCATCGAGCCCATCGTCACCACCACACACCGCTTCGGCCCCGCCGTGCACGTGAGGAGCGCCCGCGGCCTCGTCTGGAAGGCCTCGGCGTAGCTGGCGGCCACCTCGGGGAGGACGGTGAGAGCGCGGGCCATGGCCAGGTGCTCCGCGTACTTGAACTCCGTGTACCACTCGGGCGGGGTCGGGGGGTTCAGCCCGCGGGGATCGGCAGGATCCAGCAACGCCTCGACCCGCGGGGGGCCCAGCCAGCGCTCCACCGCCCCGGCGTCCGGAACGGCGACCCCCTCGGCCGTGTTCGAGTGGATGAAGGACTCATAGCAGAACATCCCGGGGAGGCGGACCCGGCGGTCTTCGCAGACCCGGTAGAGCTGCAGGCAGGTCTCCAGCACGTCCTGGGCGTCCTCGCAGAAGACCTGGATCCATCCAGCCCGGCTCACCCCGAGGGCGTCGTTGTGGTCGGCGTAGCGGGTGTGGGGGACCGAGATGCCCCGGTTCACGACCGCCATGACGATCGGACAGCGGCTTCCCGACGCGGTGTACAGATGCTCCGCCATGAAGAGGAGCCCCTGGGAGTTCGTCGCCGTGAAGACCCGCGTCCCCCCGAGGGAGGCCCCGATCGCCGCGGCCATCGCGGCGTAGTCCGACTCCATGCTGACGAACTCGCACGTCACGCGACGCATCTGGATGTCCCGGACGATCTCCCCGAGCATCGTCGACTGGGGCGTGATCGGGTAGATCGGGATGACCTGGACGCGCGCCAGGCGCACGGCCTGGCCAGCCGCCTGGTTACTGGTCAGGAGTTCCACGGTCGCCATCCGCCGTCTCCTTCGTGATCCAATTCGGGTCTGGGATTGGCCGGCCCGGGCGGGCCGGCCGGGGCATTCTAGCACGTCCTCTCCCCATCACCCCGGCTATTTCATGGCTCCGGGCCCGCAAGCAGCGCCTGAGGATTCCCCTTCCTGTCCCGTCCCGAAATGCCCCCTCGCCGCTTCCCCCCAGGAAGTAACCCCTTGAATTCGGCCGCATCCTGCGGCCAGCTCCCGCATCTGTACAATCGGTCGGGTTTCGCTTGACACCACCCTGCCTCAGGCGTATGTTGGGCGGGTTTTTGCTTATACCCGGCTGGGCTGACAATAGCCCGCCGCGAAAGGGGGTGAGGGTCCGATGGCAAAGGCTGAGGTCAAGACCGCCAAGCTTG encodes the following:
- a CDS encoding transketolase C-terminal domain-containing protein, whose amino-acid sequence is MATVELLTSNQAAGQAVRLARVQVIPIYPITPQSTMLGEIVRDIQMRRVTCEFVSMESDYAAMAAAIGASLGGTRVFTATNSQGLLFMAEHLYTASGSRCPIVMAVVNRGISVPHTRYADHNDALGVSRAGWIQVFCEDAQDVLETCLQLYRVCEDRRVRLPGMFCYESFIHSNTAEGVAVPDAGAVERWLGPPRVEALLDPADPRGLNPPTPPEWYTEFKYAEHLAMARALTVLPEVAASYAEAFQTRPRALLTCTAGPKRCVVVTMGSMVKAARRAVKELQADGVPAGLCAVRVYRPFPVEALREAVGEAEVVVALDRNCASGAHGALYEEVRSALYGLPKPPRVVGVIGGLAGRDVTVSHIKDLVQRAARRSSPFDGPDGAVHWLGLVRERVRDESPQFHPAART